CCTGGTCGTTCATCTCGGCATCCAGGGAATAGGTCGGACGACGCTTACGCAGCCGGTCAATGCAGAGGTTCGTGCCAATCCGGTAGATCCATGTCGAGAACTTCTGCTTATCATCATACCTGTCCAAATTTCTGTAGACGCGCAAAAAAGTCTCCTGAACAACATCCTCCGCCTCATGGCGGTTATTCAGCATACGGTAAGCCAAATGATAAATTTTGTCTTTATATAGTTCCACAAGCTCGGCAAATGCCCTTTGGTCACCCTTCAGGGCGAGCTTTGTCAGTCTGCCTTCCAGATTCTCCACCTGTTAACTCCCCCAGACTTGCCGCCCTTGGACTGTCAGCTCTTCGAAGACCACGGTACAAGCATTTAAATCGTAAATCATGTGCCTTCAAAAATCAAGGTTTGTATTGTTACCTTCTATATAATGTGCTGGAAAAGCTTGCTGCGGGACGCTGGCGGCTGATCGCTGAAGGAACCCCCTGGCCCCCTGGCGGCTGATTAGTCGCGGGCTGCGCAGAACATTTGGACTTCCGGTCGCTGTTATTGGCAGATTTCCTGATTGGAACCGCAGGCTGCGGTTGAAATCTGCCAATAAAGGCGAACGCTATCGCTCCTACAGTTCCAAATTTCCGCTTCGCCCGCTCTATCAGCCTGGTTCCCCCACTGCTTTTCTTGTTGCCCAAGTATATCTCAGGCAACAATGGGGTGGGGCATGGGCTCGGCCGGGTCCCTGCCCCCCGGCCTCCCTTGAACGACAAAAACCCCGTCCCTCCTCTAGGTAAGAGGCGAACGGGGTTGAAGAACAACGCCTTCAAAATCTTATAAAGCGGCTTCGCCGACTTTGAAAATCAAAACCTTAAAGCGGCTTCGCCGACTTTGAAAATCAAACCTTAAAGCGGCTTCGCCGACTTTTTAGATCAAGATCGTCAGAGCGAGTGCTCACAAACCATCAGCCGGTATTCCGAAGACCGGCGGCAATACCATTGATCGTAAGCAGCACTTCACGCAGCAGCTCAGCGTCATCTCCCTCAACCTCACGCAGGGCGCGAAGCTCGGCGAGGAGCTGAACCTGCAGGTAGCTGAGCGGATCAACGTACGGATTACGCAGGCGGATCGACTCCTGAATGACTGGAACATTATCCAGAATGTCCTGCTGTCCGGTGATCTGGAGGATCAGCTCGGAAGTCAGCTTGAACTCGGCCTCAATCTGGCCGAAGATTCGCACACGCGCCTCCTCGTTCTTGCCCATACCAGCATATTCCTTGGCGATGACCAGATCCGCCTTCGCAAGAGCCATCTGCAGCGTATCGATCAGGGTCGTGAAGAATGAGAAGTTAGCATACATATGCTGCATGATCTTCATATTCTCTTCCTTGCCCTCATAGAAGCTCTGCAGACCGGTTCCGGCGGCATACCATGCTGGAAGCAGATAACGGCTCTGCGTCCAGGCGAATACCCAAGGAATTGCACGCAGGTCCTCGAAGCGCTCGCTATTCTTCCGCTTCGAAGGGCGTGAGCCGATATTCAGCTCGCCTACCTCCGGCAACGGGGTTGACTCTTTGAAGTACATAAGGAAATCCGGA
This genomic interval from Paenibacillus sp. FSL H8-0332 contains the following:
- the sigW gene encoding RNA polymerase sigma factor SigW, with translation MENLEGRLTKLALKGDQRAFAELVELYKDKIYHLAYRMLNNRHEAEDVVQETFLRVYRNLDRYDDKQKFSTWIYRIGTNLCIDRLRKRRPTYSLDAEMNDQEGIDGYSMIPSDNVTPETELLLSETQRLIYEAIDSLPVKYRSVMILRYLQDLSLQEIGDVLDMPVTTIKTRVHRGREFLRKKLGPKL